From Lacerta agilis isolate rLacAgi1 chromosome Z, rLacAgi1.pri, whole genome shotgun sequence, the proteins below share one genomic window:
- the AKAP14 gene encoding A-kinase anchor protein 14: protein MEELTTNVEAEDASVEAEEPVPEAIRTAAESIVKDVVRDSIYTIRHLQKTEAVPGINYPVPNIKWMRCKDFTVFEGLAQIEEYLKTWELHESWLHWTNYISEEELEYSTRYYYRVRWSIPTCRKPIPRATACVYFVIEISKIRPPTLPVEVFFVVETNKLIHRPGESRFKEKWLKDVIESKIIMMETITF, encoded by the exons ATGGAGGAGTTGACCACTAACGTGGAAGCTGAAGATGCATCCGTGGAAGCTGAAGAGCCAGTACCAGAAGCCATCAGGACGGCAGCAGAGTCTATTGTGAAAGACGTTGTCAGAGATTCAATATACACTATTAGACACCTGCAAAAGACGGAGGCAG TTCCAGGAATCAATTATCCCGTACCAAATATTAAATGGATGAGGTGCAAGGATTTCACAGTATTTGAAGGACTGGCACAGATTGAGGAATATTTAAAA ACATGGGAGCTTCATGAGAGCTGGTTACATTGGACAAACTATATCAGTGAAGAGGAACTGGAGTATTCCACGAGATACTATTACCGGGTCCGCTGGAGTATCCCGACTTGTAGAAAGCCCATCCCACGAGCAACAGCATGTGTCTATTTCGTCATAGAGATTTCCAAAATCAGACCACCA ACATTACCTGTTGAAGTATTCTTTGTGGTGGAGACGAATAAGCTAATTCAcag GCCAGGAGAGTCTCGATTCAAAGAAAAATGGCTCAAAGATGTGATTGAAAGCAAAATAATCATGATGGAGACCATCACTTTTTAG
- the LOC117040257 gene encoding putative defense protein 1, which yields MAYWNSFLLFSLMAPWTMLCPSHAFPTGAPASACENMLPIHTGIQPQKSPVPYEFLVSTPSFLNGQPVNVQILGSAYRGLLLEARAFGSTAALGFWQTPPNNTKLLQCSGNPQGAVTHSNTNLKPRQASYTWLPPNSGCPSAVIFVATVAQSHDIYWTNVKSKVIWRNSKATCGAESFIRSLSADAAIFSFFLILLGYI from the exons ATGGCTTATTGGAACTCCTTCCTTCTCTTCAGCTTGATGGCCCCTTGGACCATGCTCTGTCCATCTCATGCCTTTCCAACTGGTGCTCCCGCATCAGCCTGTGAGAATATGTTACCTATTCACACAGGGATCCAGCCTCAAAAGTCTCCAGTACCCTATGAATTCCTAGTTAGTACACCCTCTTTCCTAAATGGACAGCCTGTTAATG TTCAGATCCTTGGTTCTGCATACAGAGGGTTATTGTTGGAAGCTCGTGCATTTGGTTCCACAGCTGCACTAGGTTTTTGGCAAACTCCTCCCAATAATACTAAATTATTACAG TGTTCTGGAAATCCACAAGGTGCAGTGACTCATTCTAACACCAATTTAAAACCAAGACAAGCCAGTTacacatggcttccaccaaactcTGGCTGCCCTTCAGCAGTTATATTTGT GGCTACAGTCGCCCAGTCTCATGACATCTACTGGACCAACGTCAAATCCAAAGTGATCTGGAGAA ATTCCAAAGCTACCTGTGGAGCAGAATCATTTATAAGGTCACTATCTGCTGATGCAGCAAtcttctcttttttcctgattttaCTGGGATACATTTAG
- the NDUFA1 gene encoding NADH dehydrogenase [ubiquinone] 1 alpha subcomplex subunit 1, giving the protein MWYEILPSLGIMYVCLVIPGLSTAYIHRYTNGRKEKRIARNTYQWYLLERDRRVSGVNKYYDSKGLENIK; this is encoded by the exons ATGTGGTACGAGATCTTGCCTAGCTTGGGCATCATGTACGTGTGCTTGGTCATCCCTGGCTTGAGCACCGCCTACATCCACAGATACACCAACGGGAGAAAG GAGAAGAGAATTGCTCGGAACACCTATCAGTGGTACCTGTTGGAGAGAGACAGGCGTGTGTCCGGAGTAAATAAATACTATGACTCCAAG GGTTTGGAGAACATTAAGTAA
- the UPF3B gene encoding regulator of nonsense transcripts 3B isoform X2 has translation MKEDKENARPKEKRGAPVTPTGGVGAAAAAADAKAGGEPDRLDRPKDKKEILSKVVIRRLPPSLTKEQLEEHLQPLPEHDYFEFFANDSSLYPHMFSRAYINFKNQEDIVLFRDRFDGYVFVDHKGLEYPAVVEFAPFQKAAKKKSKKKDAKAGTIEDDPEYKKFLENYSADDEKLTSTPETLLEEIEARNKELIAKKTTPLLNFLKNKQRLREEKREERRRRELERKRQREEERRKWKEEERRKRKEAEKTKKVERCPEKERDRSKDEPKIKLLKKPEKDERDFEKKEKAKKPEKESLREEKAASATSSMPARRSDGEAKEEKSKKIARPCSSTNQELGIEVVCQAMMKALQSHPIKEWIRSRSARPVTQKKSDKCCASSMT, from the exons ATGAAGGAAGACAAGGAGAACGCGCGGCCGAAGGAGAAGCGAGGGGCTCCCGTCACCCCGACCGGCGGGgtgggagcggcggcggcggcggcggacgcCAAGGCGGGAGGCGAACCGGACAGGCTGGATCGGCCGAAGGACAAGAAAGAGATCTTGAGCAAG GTAGTGATTCGACGCCTGCCGCCCAGCTTGACCAAGGAACAGCTTGAAGAACATCTCCAACCTTTGCCTGAACATGACTATTTTGAATTCTTTGCTAATGACTCCAG TTTGTACCCTCACATGTTTTCCAGAGCATACATCAACTTTAAAAACCAAGAAGACATTGTTCTGTTCAGGGATCGCTTTGATGGTTATGTTTTTGTTGATCACAAAG GTCTAGAATATCCTGCCGTAGTGGAATTTGCGCCGTTTCAAAAAGCTGCCAAAAAGAAGAGTAAGAAAAAGGATGCCAAAGCTGGGACCATTGAAGATG ATCCAGAATATAAGAAGTTTTTGGAAAACTACAGTGCTGATGATGAAAAGTTAACATCCACCCCTGAGACATTGCTGGAGGAAATAGAGGCACGAAACAAAGAATTAATAG caaaaaaaacaactcctCTGTTGAACTTCTTGAAGAATAAACAG CGGCTTAGAGAAGAAAAAcgagaggaaaggaggaggagagaactaGAGAGGAAAAGACAacgagaagaagaaagaagaaaatggaaagaggaagaaagaagaaaaaggaaagaagccgaaaaaacaaagaaagtggaGCGATGCCCAGAAAAAGAAAGGGACAGATCAAAGGATGAACCAAAGATTAAG CTACTTAAGAAGCCAGAAAAAGATGAAAGAGactttgaaaaaaaggaaaaggccaAGAAACCGGAGAAAGAGAGTCTGAGGGAGGAAAAGGCAGCAAGTGCAACCAGCAGTATGCCAGCCAGGCGCTCCGATGGGGAGGCTAAGGAGGAGAAGTCCAAAAA GATCGCCCGGCCATGCAGCTCTACCAACCAGGAGCTCGGAATCGAAGTCGTTTGTCAGGCTATGATGAAAGCTCTGCAAAGTCACCCGATCAAGGAATGGATAAGAAGCAGGAGTGCGAGACCAGTAACACAAAAGAAGAGTGACAAGTGTTGTGCTTCCTCAATGACCTAG
- the UPF3B gene encoding regulator of nonsense transcripts 3B isoform X1 — protein MKEDKENARPKEKRGAPVTPTGGVGAAAAAADAKAGGEPDRLDRPKDKKEILSKVVIRRLPPSLTKEQLEEHLQPLPEHDYFEFFANDSSLYPHMFSRAYINFKNQEDIVLFRDRFDGYVFVDHKGLEYPAVVEFAPFQKAAKKKSKKKDAKAGTIEDDPEYKKFLENYSADDEKLTSTPETLLEEIEARNKELIAKKTTPLLNFLKNKQRLREEKREERRRRELERKRQREEERRKWKEEERRKRKEAEKTKKVERCPEKERDRSKDEPKIKLLKKPEKDERDFEKKEKAKKPEKESLREEKAASATSSMPARRSDGEAKEEKSKKLEDDCGKDYREREREYDRDREYERMQRERDKLRRQEEERRRQKERFEKEKVFRRKEEDVKRERDSLREKGKRAEFAEYMGNAEKSEKVTKEDKKEDMAKRDRIRNKDRPAMQLYQPGARNRSRLSGYDESSAKSPDQGMDKKQECETSNTKEE, from the exons ATGAAGGAAGACAAGGAGAACGCGCGGCCGAAGGAGAAGCGAGGGGCTCCCGTCACCCCGACCGGCGGGgtgggagcggcggcggcggcggcggacgcCAAGGCGGGAGGCGAACCGGACAGGCTGGATCGGCCGAAGGACAAGAAAGAGATCTTGAGCAAG GTAGTGATTCGACGCCTGCCGCCCAGCTTGACCAAGGAACAGCTTGAAGAACATCTCCAACCTTTGCCTGAACATGACTATTTTGAATTCTTTGCTAATGACTCCAG TTTGTACCCTCACATGTTTTCCAGAGCATACATCAACTTTAAAAACCAAGAAGACATTGTTCTGTTCAGGGATCGCTTTGATGGTTATGTTTTTGTTGATCACAAAG GTCTAGAATATCCTGCCGTAGTGGAATTTGCGCCGTTTCAAAAAGCTGCCAAAAAGAAGAGTAAGAAAAAGGATGCCAAAGCTGGGACCATTGAAGATG ATCCAGAATATAAGAAGTTTTTGGAAAACTACAGTGCTGATGATGAAAAGTTAACATCCACCCCTGAGACATTGCTGGAGGAAATAGAGGCACGAAACAAAGAATTAATAG caaaaaaaacaactcctCTGTTGAACTTCTTGAAGAATAAACAG CGGCTTAGAGAAGAAAAAcgagaggaaaggaggaggagagaactaGAGAGGAAAAGACAacgagaagaagaaagaagaaaatggaaagaggaagaaagaagaaaaaggaaagaagccgaaaaaacaaagaaagtggaGCGATGCCCAGAAAAAGAAAGGGACAGATCAAAGGATGAACCAAAGATTAAG CTACTTAAGAAGCCAGAAAAAGATGAAAGAGactttgaaaaaaaggaaaaggccaAGAAACCGGAGAAAGAGAGTCTGAGGGAGGAAAAGGCAGCAAGTGCAACCAGCAGTATGCCAGCCAGGCGCTCCGATGGGGAGGCTAAGGAGGAGAAGTCCAAAAA ATTGGAAGATGACTGTGGAAAAGActatagagaaagagagagagaatatgaccGAGACAGAGAGTATGAGAgaatgcaaagagaaagagacaaacTCCGACGtcaagaagaagagaggaggaggcagaaagaGCGCTTCGAGAAAGAGAAGGTTTTTAGAAGAAAGGAGGAAGATGTGAAAAGGGAAAGAGACTCATTGCGAGAGAAAGGGAAGAGAGCTGAATTTGCAGAGTACATGGGCAATGCAGAGAAATCCGAGAAAGTAACCAAAGAGGACAAAAAAGAAGATATGGCTAAGAGGGATCGCATTAGAAACAAG GATCGCCCGGCCATGCAGCTCTACCAACCAGGAGCTCGGAATCGAAGTCGTTTGTCAGGCTATGATGAAAGCTCTGCAAAGTCACCCGATCAAGGAATGGATAAGAAGCAGGAGTGCGAGACCAGTAACACAAAAGAAGAGTGA
- the RPL39 gene encoding 60S ribosomal protein L39 has translation MSSHKTFKIKRFLAKKQKQNRPIPQWIRMKTGNKIRYNSKRRHWRRTKLGL, from the exons ATG TCTTCCCACAAGACATTCAAGATCAAGCGGTTTCTCgctaagaagcagaagcagaaccgGCCCATCCCGCAATGGATCCGCATGAAAACTGGCAATAAAATCAG GTACAACTCCAAAAGGAGACACTGGAGGAGGACCAAGCTCGGCCTATAA